In Prevotella sp. oral taxon 475, one DNA window encodes the following:
- the topA gene encoding type I DNA topoisomerase, whose amino-acid sequence MQENLVIVESPAKAKTIEKFLGKDFKVMSSYGHIRDLKKKELSIDIDTLQPDYEIPDEKKKLVSELKKAAKETGNVWLASDEDREGEAISWHLCEVLGLDEAKTRRIVFHEITKPAILKAIETPRHLDMNLVNAQQARRVLDRLVGFKLSPVLWRKVKPALSAGRVQSVAVRLIVEREREIHAFHTEPYYRINAIFAAIGPDGSATEVDAELDTRFKTHDEALAFLEKCKNGKFTVSTIAKKPLKRTPAPPFTTSTLQQEAARKLGFTVSQTMMVAQRLYESGRITYMRTDSVNLSGLCINAAKEEVTQLWGEAYSRPRNYHTNAKGAQEAHEAIRPTYMNQQQIDGTQQEKRLYELIWKRTVASQMADAQIEKTTVTIDMTGADEKFVATGEVVVFDGFLKVYRESTDEENSSSTPSPTLPVMQQGDTLERREVTSTERFSQGPARYTEASLVHKLEELGIGRPSTYAPTISTIQQREYVQKGDRKGEERLYTVDTLKGIKITAKNRREMVGSEKGKLLPTDIGMVVNDFLMDNFPTIMDYHFTAHVEEEFDRIAEGKEQWTQMMKEFYTSFEPTVEDVMNARSEHKAGERQLGVDPKTNKPVFVKIGRFGPVVQIGTADDNDKPRFSQIPTGMSIETITLEEALELFKLPRTVGEFEGKPVVIGAGRFGPYILHNKKYTSLPKTEDPMTVTLETSVALIELKRIQEKQKHLKTFAEDGKLEVLNGRYGPYLVYDGKNFRLPKNLHDKASELTYEQCMEIVNAAPAKSKK is encoded by the coding sequence ATGCAAGAAAATTTAGTGATCGTAGAGAGCCCCGCAAAGGCAAAGACAATAGAGAAGTTTTTGGGTAAAGATTTCAAGGTGATGTCCAGCTATGGCCACATCCGCGACCTGAAAAAGAAAGAACTGAGCATCGATATTGATACGCTTCAGCCCGATTATGAGATTCCCGATGAGAAGAAAAAACTGGTGAGCGAACTGAAAAAGGCGGCCAAAGAAACGGGTAATGTGTGGCTCGCATCCGATGAAGACCGCGAGGGAGAAGCTATTTCGTGGCACCTTTGCGAGGTTCTCGGACTGGATGAGGCTAAAACCCGCCGCATCGTTTTTCATGAAATCACGAAGCCGGCCATCCTAAAAGCTATCGAAACACCTCGACATCTTGACATGAATCTGGTGAATGCGCAGCAGGCTCGGCGAGTGCTCGACCGACTGGTGGGCTTTAAACTCTCGCCCGTTTTGTGGAGAAAGGTGAAGCCGGCCTTGTCTGCCGGTCGCGTACAAAGCGTTGCCGTGCGGCTCATCGTTGAGCGAGAGCGCGAGATTCATGCCTTTCACACCGAGCCATATTACCGCATCAACGCCATCTTTGCAGCGATAGGGCCCGACGGTTCGGCTACAGAAGTAGACGCAGAGCTGGATACTCGCTTCAAAACACACGATGAAGCACTGGCCTTTCTCGAAAAATGCAAGAACGGAAAGTTCACCGTTTCGACCATCGCTAAGAAGCCACTGAAACGCACTCCCGCACCTCCTTTCACCACATCGACGTTGCAACAGGAGGCAGCTCGCAAGCTGGGGTTCACCGTTTCGCAAACAATGATGGTGGCACAACGGCTCTATGAGAGCGGACGAATCACCTATATGCGTACCGATAGCGTCAATCTGTCGGGCCTTTGCATCAATGCCGCGAAAGAAGAGGTAACACAACTGTGGGGGGAAGCTTACAGTAGGCCGCGTAACTATCATACGAATGCCAAAGGAGCGCAGGAAGCTCATGAGGCGATTCGGCCCACTTACATGAACCAACAGCAAATTGATGGCACGCAACAGGAGAAACGTCTCTATGAATTGATTTGGAAACGAACGGTCGCTTCACAAATGGCTGACGCGCAAATAGAGAAAACCACGGTGACCATTGATATGACCGGAGCCGACGAAAAATTTGTGGCAACGGGCGAAGTGGTGGTCTTCGATGGTTTTCTAAAGGTGTATCGCGAGTCTACCGACGAAGAAAACAGCAGCTCAACACCCTCGCCTACGCTGCCTGTTATGCAGCAAGGAGACACGCTCGAACGGCGTGAAGTCACCTCGACAGAACGATTCAGTCAAGGCCCGGCTCGTTATACGGAAGCCAGTTTGGTGCATAAGCTCGAAGAATTGGGCATCGGACGCCCCTCCACCTACGCTCCGACCATCAGCACAATCCAACAAAGAGAATACGTACAGAAGGGTGATCGCAAGGGCGAAGAACGACTTTACACCGTCGATACGCTCAAAGGCATCAAGATAACTGCCAAAAACCGACGTGAAATGGTGGGTAGCGAGAAAGGCAAACTGCTACCTACCGACATCGGAATGGTAGTGAACGACTTTCTGATGGATAACTTTCCTACCATCATGGACTATCATTTCACAGCTCATGTAGAGGAAGAGTTTGACCGCATTGCCGAGGGAAAAGAGCAGTGGACACAGATGATGAAAGAGTTTTATACCTCGTTCGAGCCTACGGTAGAAGACGTGATGAATGCCCGTTCGGAGCATAAGGCCGGCGAAAGACAGCTCGGCGTCGACCCGAAAACAAACAAACCCGTCTTCGTAAAGATAGGTCGCTTCGGTCCGGTGGTGCAGATTGGCACGGCAGACGATAACGATAAGCCTCGCTTTTCGCAGATTCCCACCGGCATGAGCATCGAGACTATCACCTTAGAAGAGGCCTTAGAACTGTTCAAACTGCCGCGCACGGTGGGCGAATTCGAAGGAAAGCCAGTCGTAATCGGTGCCGGACGCTTCGGGCCTTACATCCTTCACAATAAAAAATACACCTCTTTGCCCAAGACAGAAGATCCTATGACAGTGACATTGGAGACCTCTGTTGCACTGATCGAACTGAAACGAATACAGGAAAAGCAAAAACATCTCAAGACATTTGCCGAAGATGGCAAGCTGGAAGTGCTCAATGGACGTTACGGACCTTATCTTGTGTACGACGGAAAGAACTTTCGCCTCCCCAAAAACCTGCACGACAAGGCTTCCGAACTCACCTATGAGCAGTGCATGGAAATAGTGAATGCAGCCCCGGCAAAGAGCAAAAAGTAG
- a CDS encoding shikimate kinase, which yields MAERIILVGYMGSGKTTVGKALASELKMRFYDLDWYIESRMHRTVAQLFRERGEEGFRTIEHNMLHEVAEFEDVLISCGGGTPCFFDNMDYLNAQGKTLYLKAEPEVLYNHLKMGRIVRPLLLDKTQEEMLSFIKEQLLNREPFYLKAQYLLDVSLMDNYEKIKISVAKARQLLGV from the coding sequence ATGGCTGAGCGGATTATCCTCGTAGGTTACATGGGTTCGGGCAAGACAACGGTGGGAAAAGCCCTGGCTTCCGAACTGAAAATGCGTTTCTACGACCTGGATTGGTATATCGAAAGCCGAATGCATCGAACCGTAGCTCAGCTCTTTCGAGAGCGAGGAGAAGAGGGGTTTCGAACCATCGAGCACAATATGCTACACGAAGTGGCCGAGTTTGAAGACGTACTCATCAGTTGTGGTGGCGGGACCCCTTGCTTTTTCGACAATATGGACTATCTCAACGCTCAAGGCAAGACGCTTTATCTGAAAGCAGAACCCGAAGTTTTGTACAATCATCTCAAGATGGGCAGAATCGTAAGGCCGCTTCTGCTCGACAAAACGCAAGAAGAAATGCTCTCCTTTATCAAAGAACAGTTGTTGAATCGTGAGCCTTTCTATCTCAAAGCCCAATATTTACTCGACGTCAGTTTGATGGATAACTACGAGAAAATCAAGATTTCAGTAGCCAAAGCCCGCCAACTGCTCGGCGTATAA
- the speA gene encoding biosynthetic arginine decarboxylase — translation MKKWTIDDSKELYNINGWGTSFFGINERGDVYVSPCKDNVEIDLRDVMDELALRDVTPPVLLRFPDILDSRIEKTASCFRQAAKEYDYKGENFVIYPIKVNQMQPVVEEIISHGRKFNLGLEAGSKPELHAVIAVQCQSDSLIICNGYKDQSYIELALLAQKMGKRIFIVVEKLNELDLIARAAKKLNVRPNLGIRIKLASSGSGKWEESGGDASKFGLTSSELLQALELLDQKGLHDSLKLIHFHIGSQITKIRRIQTALREASQFYVQLHKMGYDVDFVDCGGGLGVDYDGTRSPSSESSVNYSIQEYVNDCIYTFVDAANKNGIGHPNIITESGRSLTAHHSILVIDVLETATLPEMKEEFEPSDNEHQLVKDLYDIWDNINSRSMLEDWHDAEQIREEALDLFAHGLVDLRTRAEIESMYWSVCREINTLSKGLKHVPEELRNMDKLLADKYFCNFSLFQSLPDSWAIDQLFPIVPIQRLDERPTRNATLQDITCDSDGKIANFVTNRHISHVLPVHTLKKTEPYYLGVFLVGAYQEILGDMHNLFGDTNAVHVSVKDGQYHIDQIFDGETVEEVLAYVQYNPKKLVRQLEIWVTKSVKQGKISLEEGKEFLSNYRSGLYGYTYLE, via the coding sequence ATGAAGAAATGGACTATTGACGACTCGAAGGAACTGTATAACATCAATGGATGGGGAACTTCGTTTTTCGGAATCAACGAACGGGGCGACGTTTACGTTTCACCATGCAAGGATAACGTAGAAATCGATCTGCGCGATGTGATGGACGAGCTGGCACTTCGCGACGTAACGCCGCCGGTACTTCTGCGTTTCCCCGATATTCTCGACAGTCGTATCGAGAAAACAGCCAGTTGTTTCCGCCAGGCAGCGAAAGAATATGATTACAAAGGCGAGAACTTCGTCATCTATCCCATCAAGGTGAACCAGATGCAGCCCGTTGTCGAAGAGATCATTTCTCACGGTCGGAAATTCAATTTAGGATTAGAGGCCGGGTCGAAGCCCGAACTTCACGCCGTCATTGCCGTGCAATGCCAAAGCGATTCGCTCATTATCTGCAATGGATACAAAGACCAAAGTTACATCGAACTGGCTCTTTTGGCACAAAAAATGGGCAAACGCATCTTCATCGTGGTAGAGAAACTCAACGAACTCGACCTCATTGCGCGTGCCGCCAAAAAACTGAACGTGCGTCCCAACCTCGGCATTCGCATCAAATTAGCTTCTTCCGGGTCGGGCAAATGGGAAGAAAGCGGTGGCGATGCCAGCAAATTCGGGCTCACCAGCAGCGAACTTTTGCAGGCCCTGGAGTTGCTCGATCAGAAAGGATTGCACGACAGTCTCAAGCTCATCCACTTCCACATCGGGTCGCAAATCACGAAGATACGCCGCATCCAGACAGCCCTTCGCGAGGCCTCCCAGTTCTATGTGCAGCTTCATAAGATGGGGTACGACGTCGATTTTGTAGACTGTGGTGGCGGATTGGGTGTGGATTACGACGGTACACGCTCGCCCAGCAGCGAGAGTTCGGTCAACTATTCCATTCAAGAATACGTCAACGACTGTATTTATACCTTTGTCGACGCAGCCAATAAGAACGGCATCGGCCATCCGAATATCATCACCGAGAGTGGCCGATCGCTCACCGCACACCACAGCATCTTGGTTATCGACGTCTTAGAGACCGCTACCCTGCCCGAAATGAAGGAAGAATTCGAACCCTCCGACAACGAACACCAACTCGTCAAAGACCTTTACGACATTTGGGATAACATCAATTCGCGTTCGATGCTCGAAGATTGGCACGATGCCGAGCAGATTCGGGAAGAAGCACTCGACCTTTTCGCACACGGACTGGTAGACCTTCGCACGCGAGCAGAGATAGAAAGCATGTACTGGAGCGTGTGTCGGGAAATCAACACCTTATCGAAAGGCCTCAAACACGTGCCCGAAGAGCTTCGTAACATGGACAAACTCCTGGCCGACAAGTATTTTTGCAACTTCTCTCTCTTCCAATCTCTGCCCGATAGTTGGGCCATCGATCAGCTCTTTCCTATCGTTCCCATCCAGCGACTCGATGAACGTCCCACCCGCAATGCCACCCTTCAAGACATCACCTGCGACAGTGACGGCAAGATTGCCAACTTCGTCACCAATCGACACATCTCTCATGTGCTGCCCGTTCATACTTTGAAGAAAACCGAACCCTACTATCTCGGTGTCTTTCTCGTAGGAGCTTATCAAGAGATTCTTGGCGATATGCACAACCTTTTCGGAGATACCAACGCCGTACACGTATCGGTGAAAGACGGACAATACCACATCGACCAGATCTTCGACGGCGAAACCGTGGAAGAAGTTTTGGCCTACGTGCAGTATAACCCCAAAAAACTGGTGCGACAACTCGAGATATGGGTCACCAAGAGCGTAAAGCAAGGAAAGATTTCGCTCGAAGAAGGCAAAGAATTTCTCTCCAACTATCGCTCGGGACTTTACGGTTACACCTATTTAGAATAA
- a CDS encoding RNA polymerase sigma factor, whose protein sequence is MNHISFRNDVLPLKDKLYRLALRITLNANDAEDIVQDTLIKVWNKRDKWQEIDSIEAFSLTVCRNLSLDSLKKHSRSSHSLEDGYAESPDPSSNPYEEMWKNDRLRFIKNLVNALPEKQKSCMQLRDFEGKTYKEIAHILQITEEQVKVNIFRARQTIKQKFKQFDNDGL, encoded by the coding sequence ATGAATCATATCAGCTTTCGCAACGACGTTTTGCCCCTCAAGGACAAGCTCTACAGGCTCGCCCTCCGCATAACGCTCAATGCAAACGATGCCGAAGACATCGTGCAAGACACGCTGATAAAGGTCTGGAACAAGCGAGACAAATGGCAAGAGATCGACTCCATCGAGGCTTTCAGCCTCACCGTATGTCGCAACCTCTCGCTCGACAGCTTGAAAAAGCACAGTCGCAGCAGCCATTCGCTGGAAGACGGCTATGCTGAAAGCCCCGACCCATCATCCAATCCCTACGAGGAGATGTGGAAAAACGATAGGCTCCGCTTCATCAAAAACCTCGTCAACGCCTTGCCCGAGAAGCAAAAAAGCTGCATGCAGCTGAGGGATTTCGAGGGGAAAACCTACAAAGAGATTGCCCACATCCTACAAATCACCGAAGAGCAGGTGAAAGTCAACATCTTCAGAGCAAGGCAAACCATTAAACAAAAGTTTAAACAATTCGACAATGATGGATTATAA
- a CDS encoding pyruvate ferredoxin oxidoreductase — protein sequence MDYKYIEQLLERYWNGETSLEEEGILRAFFAQKDVPEVLRPYQSLFVYQRQETSQKMLGIDFDRRLLSMIEEEEPATATTKRVTLTQRFMPLFRAAAVVAIFLTLGNAAQESFETPQNPPVGQAGYNKVEKGASVAMGDSAVADTLQKAVFQAVPGSIIK from the coding sequence ATGGATTATAAATACATCGAACAACTCTTGGAACGCTATTGGAACGGCGAGACTTCTCTCGAAGAAGAAGGCATCCTGCGCGCGTTTTTCGCACAGAAAGACGTGCCGGAAGTTCTGCGTCCCTATCAGTCTCTCTTTGTTTACCAAAGACAAGAGACGAGCCAGAAGATGTTGGGCATCGACTTCGACCGCCGCCTTCTCTCCATGATTGAAGAAGAAGAGCCCGCCACAGCAACAACCAAACGCGTCACACTGACACAGCGGTTCATGCCTTTGTTCAGGGCTGCAGCCGTTGTAGCCATCTTCCTCACCCTGGGAAATGCCGCACAAGAGTCGTTCGAGACTCCGCAAAATCCCCCCGTCGGTCAGGCAGGATACAACAAAGTGGAAAAAGGAGCCTCCGTGGCCATGGGCGATTCGGCCGTTGCCGACACGCTGCAAAAAGCCGTCTTTCAGGCGGTTCCCGGCAGCATCATCAAATGA
- a CDS encoding S41 family peptidase: MMKTFLTLVALALSASVQAQNAPLWMRHCAISPDGTTIAFSYQGDLFTVPSTGGTARQLTTNASYDAHPVWSPDGKRLAFASTREGSMDVYVMNRDGGTPLRLTTHSGDEMPMAFKDAHTVLYTAVEMPTAQSIFFASNVFPQVYEVDIDGSRPRLFSALPMMDVSVGPGGDLLYHDQKGYEDPFRKHHRSPIARDIWLKSHDRFTRLTSFNGEDRTPVWAADGKSYYYLSEEDGTFNIYRRGIDGSGKVQITHHQSHPVRFLTASTDGMLCYGYDGEIYTVREGAKPTKLQVTILTDRTDRVLDRQTLTSGAREIALSPDGKEIAFVLHGDVYVTSIDYKTTKQLTNTPQQERDIDFAPDGRSIVYASERNGLWQIYQTRLKKKEEQGFVYATELEEEQLVKSTRTSQQPQFSPDGKSIAFFEDRSTLRVLDLKSREVRTVMEGKYVYSYADGDIGFRWSPDSRWLLSSYIGTGGWNSPDIALVKADGKGEIHNLTQSGYSDGNAQWVLGGKAMTFVSDRAGYRSHGSWGAERDVYIMFFDLDAYERFRMDKEECERLKASETDKKKGKTEKETDKDTAATNKKKTEKIKPLEFDLENCRDRVVRLTVNSSHLGDAILSPGGDTLYYQAAFEGGYDLWKREIKENKTAIVMKDVGGGGFVADRKFQHLYLCTRQAIKNIDLAKGSSKSVEFEARFNYQPYAEREYLFHHVWQQVKDKFYEPTLHGVDWEDYRKAYERFLPYINNNFDFKDMLSEMLGELNASHTGARYFYSGAKLQTAALGLFFDNNYDGDGLKIEEVIKRGPFAIRNTGVSSGCIIERIDGEPILKGKDYNHLLDGKAGRPLRVSIFNPKEKKRFDVIIKPISLREQQELLYKRWVERNRQLVDSLSGGRLAYVHVKAMNSPSFREVYSELLNDQNRQREAVIVDERHNGGGWLHDDLCTLLSGKEYQQFVPNGRYVGSDPYNKWLKPSCVMICEDDYSNGHGFPWVYKELGIGKLIGTPVAGTMTAVWWETLLDNSLVFGIPQVGCRDMHGHYGENTQLNPDIEVYNTPEDLLNGHDRQLEKAVEEMMKGLK, encoded by the coding sequence ATGATGAAAACTTTCCTTACCCTCGTTGCCTTGGCCCTTTCGGCATCCGTGCAGGCACAGAACGCTCCGTTGTGGATGCGCCATTGCGCCATCTCACCCGACGGAACAACGATTGCTTTCTCCTATCAAGGCGACCTCTTCACCGTGCCCTCTACCGGTGGAACAGCCCGACAACTCACCACTAACGCCTCCTACGACGCCCATCCCGTGTGGAGTCCCGACGGCAAACGACTGGCTTTCGCCTCTACCCGCGAAGGAAGCATGGACGTGTATGTGATGAATCGAGACGGCGGAACACCCCTGCGGCTCACCACTCACAGCGGCGACGAAATGCCGATGGCTTTCAAAGACGCACACACGGTGCTCTATACGGCGGTAGAGATGCCCACGGCACAATCGATTTTCTTTGCCAGTAACGTCTTTCCGCAGGTCTACGAGGTGGACATCGACGGCAGCAGGCCGCGTCTGTTCTCAGCTCTGCCGATGATGGACGTGAGCGTGGGGCCCGGCGGCGACCTGCTCTACCACGACCAAAAAGGCTATGAAGACCCCTTTAGAAAGCATCATCGATCGCCCATCGCAAGAGATATTTGGCTGAAAAGCCACGACCGATTCACCCGACTCACGTCTTTCAACGGCGAAGATCGCACACCCGTGTGGGCAGCCGACGGCAAGTCATATTACTATCTGAGCGAGGAGGATGGCACGTTCAACATCTATCGCCGTGGCATCGATGGCTCGGGCAAGGTACAAATCACCCATCACCAGAGCCATCCCGTGCGTTTTCTCACGGCCTCTACCGATGGTATGCTGTGTTATGGCTATGACGGAGAGATCTATACGGTCAGAGAGGGCGCGAAGCCCACTAAGCTACAGGTGACGATACTCACCGACCGCACCGACCGAGTGCTCGACCGACAGACGCTCACCAGCGGTGCCCGGGAGATCGCGCTCTCGCCCGACGGTAAGGAGATCGCCTTCGTTCTGCACGGAGATGTCTATGTCACATCGATCGACTACAAAACAACGAAGCAGCTGACCAATACACCCCAGCAGGAAAGAGACATCGATTTTGCACCCGACGGGCGGAGCATCGTCTATGCTTCGGAGCGAAACGGACTATGGCAAATCTATCAAACCCGCCTTAAAAAGAAAGAGGAGCAAGGCTTTGTTTATGCCACCGAACTGGAGGAAGAACAACTGGTGAAAAGCACTCGCACGTCGCAACAACCGCAATTCAGTCCCGATGGCAAGTCGATTGCTTTCTTTGAAGACCGCTCTACACTGCGCGTGCTCGACTTGAAAAGCCGAGAAGTGCGCACGGTGATGGAGGGAAAATATGTCTATTCGTATGCCGATGGCGACATTGGTTTCAGATGGAGCCCCGACAGTCGTTGGCTTTTGAGTTCTTATATCGGTACGGGCGGTTGGAATAGTCCTGACATCGCCCTCGTAAAAGCCGACGGCAAGGGCGAGATTCACAATCTCACGCAGAGCGGATACAGCGATGGCAATGCACAATGGGTGCTCGGTGGTAAAGCGATGACCTTCGTCAGCGACCGCGCCGGCTATCGCAGTCATGGCTCTTGGGGAGCCGAACGCGATGTGTACATCATGTTCTTCGATCTCGATGCCTATGAACGCTTCCGCATGGATAAGGAAGAATGCGAGCGACTGAAGGCTTCCGAGACAGACAAAAAGAAAGGGAAAACCGAGAAAGAAACCGATAAAGACACTGCCGCTACCAATAAAAAGAAGACGGAAAAGATCAAACCGTTGGAGTTCGATTTAGAGAATTGTCGCGATAGAGTGGTTCGTCTCACGGTCAACTCTTCGCACTTGGGTGACGCTATCTTGAGTCCCGGCGGCGATACCTTATATTATCAGGCCGCTTTCGAGGGTGGTTACGACCTGTGGAAGCGCGAAATCAAAGAAAACAAAACCGCTATCGTGATGAAAGATGTGGGCGGTGGTGGTTTCGTGGCCGACCGGAAGTTTCAACATCTCTATCTCTGCACCCGCCAAGCCATCAAGAACATCGACCTGGCAAAGGGTTCCAGCAAGTCTGTCGAGTTCGAAGCACGTTTCAATTACCAGCCTTACGCCGAACGGGAGTATCTCTTCCATCACGTTTGGCAGCAGGTAAAAGATAAGTTTTACGAACCGACTCTGCACGGAGTAGACTGGGAGGACTATCGAAAAGCCTACGAACGCTTTCTGCCTTACATCAACAACAACTTCGATTTCAAGGATATGCTGAGCGAGATGCTGGGCGAACTGAATGCTTCTCACACCGGTGCGCGCTACTTTTACTCAGGAGCTAAACTGCAAACGGCAGCCCTGGGCCTGTTCTTCGATAACAATTACGACGGCGACGGCCTGAAAATAGAAGAGGTAATCAAGCGAGGACCGTTCGCTATACGAAACACCGGCGTGTCATCCGGCTGTATCATCGAGCGGATAGACGGCGAACCCATTCTCAAAGGCAAAGACTACAACCACCTTCTTGATGGAAAGGCAGGCCGACCACTTCGTGTTTCGATCTTCAACCCAAAAGAAAAGAAACGCTTCGATGTCATAATCAAACCCATTAGCCTGCGAGAACAGCAGGAGTTGCTCTATAAACGGTGGGTGGAACGCAACCGTCAGCTCGTAGATAGCCTCTCTGGAGGACGCTTGGCCTATGTACATGTAAAGGCAATGAATAGTCCGAGCTTCCGAGAAGTGTACAGTGAGCTGCTCAACGATCAGAATCGACAACGCGAAGCGGTGATTGTCGACGAGCGACACAATGGCGGTGGCTGGCTGCACGACGACCTTTGTACGCTGCTCAGCGGGAAAGAATACCAGCAATTCGTGCCCAACGGCCGGTATGTAGGGAGCGATCCGTACAACAAATGGCTGAAACCGTCGTGCGTCATGATCTGTGAAGACGACTATAGCAACGGTCATGGTTTCCCGTGGGTTTACAAAGAGCTGGGCATTGGCAAGCTCATCGGTACACCGGTGGCGGGCACAATGACAGCGGTATGGTGGGAAACGCTGCTCGACAACAGTCTTGTCTTCGGCATTCCGCAAGTGGGCTGTCGCGATATGCACGGCCATTACGGCGAGAATACACAGCTCAATCCCGATATCGAGGTGTATAACACGCCCGAAGATCTTCTCAACGGGCATGATCGACAATTGGAAAAGGCGGTCGAAGAAATGATGAAGGGGTTGAAATAA
- the recO gene encoding DNA repair protein RecO, with product MLIKTHAVVLHSFKYGETQLITDLLTEELGRLSFINNIPRSARGKVKKQFFQPLTLLEIEFDYRSKNRLQRIRDVRMAYPFSTIPFDAAKLSLSLFMAEFLSYATRDEQKNLALYKYVETSIRWLDSARRQFANFHLVFMIRLSRFLGFYPNLDNDQRGCFFDLRNGCFTTVLPLHPDFLTAEETSKISLLMRMTPDTMHLFAMSRHERNRCAEIVLFFYRLHIPNFPELKSFEVLKELFG from the coding sequence ATGCTCATCAAAACCCATGCCGTCGTGTTGCACTCTTTCAAATATGGGGAGACACAACTCATCACCGACCTTCTCACCGAGGAGCTCGGGCGACTTTCTTTTATCAATAACATCCCCCGATCGGCAAGAGGAAAGGTAAAGAAACAGTTTTTCCAGCCACTCACTCTCTTAGAAATAGAGTTCGACTATCGGTCGAAAAACCGTCTGCAACGCATCCGCGACGTCCGAATGGCTTATCCTTTTTCCACCATTCCTTTTGATGCGGCCAAACTTTCTCTCTCTCTCTTTATGGCCGAATTTCTCTCTTATGCCACCCGCGACGAGCAAAAGAACCTCGCCTTATATAAATATGTAGAGACGAGCATTCGATGGTTGGACAGTGCCAGACGACAGTTTGCCAATTTCCATTTGGTCTTTATGATTCGCCTGTCGCGCTTTTTAGGTTTTTATCCCAATCTCGACAACGATCAAAGAGGCTGTTTTTTCGATCTGCGCAATGGTTGCTTCACGACCGTCTTGCCGCTCCATCCCGATTTTCTCACCGCCGAAGAGACCTCTAAAATTTCTCTTCTGATGCGCATGACGCCCGATACGATGCATCTTTTTGCCATGTCGCGCCACGAGCGCAACCGTTGTGCGGAGATCGTTTTGTTTTTTTATCGCTTACACATCCCCAATTTTCCCGAACTGAAATCTTTCGAAGTTTTGAAAGAACTCTTTGGATAA
- the rpsT gene encoding 30S ribosomal protein S20 yields the protein MANHKSSIKRIRQTKTRTLHNKYYAKTMRNAVRKLRALTDKEEAVKLYPVVQKMLDKLAKTNIIHKNKAANLKSSLALHIHKLG from the coding sequence ATGGCAAACCACAAATCATCAATCAAGAGAATACGTCAGACAAAGACGAGAACTCTGCACAATAAGTATTATGCGAAGACCATGCGTAATGCTGTTCGCAAGCTACGTGCACTTACCGACAAGGAAGAAGCAGTGAAACTGTATCCTGTTGTGCAAAAGATGTTAGACAAATTGGCGAAAACCAACATTATCCATAAGAACAAAGCTGCCAATCTGAAATCGAGTTTGGCTCTGCATATCCATAAGCTGGGATAA